One Hippoglossus stenolepis isolate QCI-W04-F060 chromosome 9, HSTE1.2, whole genome shotgun sequence genomic region harbors:
- the kdm2ba gene encoding lysine (K)-specific demethylase 2Ba isoform X4 encodes MALSLSGDDEEYDSESEQQRAANRPKPKMGTTSAVKLPSNRSSSGARRRRTRCRKCEACLRTECGECHFCKDMKKFGGPGRMKQSCIMRQCIAPVLPHTAVCVVCKEAGKEDTLEEEEDKFNFMLMECSICNEIVHPNCLKVSDASGVVNDELPNCWECPKCNHAGKSGKVLKQKRGPGFKYASNLPGSLLREQKPVKEEGDVSSGAKRRTDREETPRYRPEESLHRQPPLLSPSSLPRPRPEDKLRKKRKLFDDDDEDDLSVRKKEKSDDPYFSKLLHHIKTEEEDEDAYEEEDEEGRDPQFRIGVERKRRLGEAEEEGADRDSKNELLNPCIKTPVGDSDQSHSSSPQAGPSSEGGSETQEKGPRPKARRKRRLPNRELSRELSKALNQEIQKTEDCLANENRQPLKVEPETENEEPKRLFRNGNELGDQRPHLKTKEMNGTPWELRHFYPSQITPLGFNRSTPTNRPVPPRSPPKCVQMERHVIRPPPISPPPDRLPLKDSKMHIIQREIWMKIFRYLTHQELCVCMRVCKTWNRWCCDKRLWTKIDLNRCTSITPLMLSGVIRRQPVYLDLSWTNISKKQLSWLINRLPGLRVLKLSGCSWAAVSALCTSSCPLLRTLDVQWVEGLKDAQMRDLLSPPTDNRPGQLDNRCKLRNVETLRLAGLDITDTSLRLVSRQMPLLSRLDLSYCNHINDQSVNLLTAAGTTTRDSLTEINLSGEKRELRNTQARLQELLGCK; translated from the exons ATGGCCTTGTCATTGAGCGGAGACGATGAGGAATATGATTCAGAGTCCGAGCAG CAGCGGGCAGCCAACCGGCCAAAGCCCAAGATGGGGACGACGTCAGCCGTTAAGCTGCCGTCCAACCGCAGCTCGTCCGGCGCCAGACGCAGGAGGACGCGCTGCCGAAAGTGCGAGGCATGTCTGCGGACCGAGTGTGGAGAGTGTCACTTCTGCAAGGACATGAAGAAGTTCGGAGGGCCGGGGCGCATGAAGCAGTCCTGCATTATGAGACAATGCATTGCG CCCGTCCTTCCTCACACGGcggtgtgtgtagtgtgtaaaGAGGCCGGCAAGGAGGACacactggaggaagaggaggacaagtTCAACTTTATGTTGATGGAGTGCTCCATCTGCAACGAGATTGTCCACCCTAACTGCCTCAAG GTGAGCGACGCGTCGGGGGTGGTGAACGATGAACTCCCCAACTGCTGGGAATGTCCCAAATGCAACCACGCTGGGAAAAGTGGAAAA GTATTGAAGCAAAAAAGGGGCCCAGGCTTCAAGTACGCCTCCAACCTCCCCGGCTCTCTGCTGAGGGAACAGAAGCctgtgaaggaggagggagacgtgTCCTCTGGAGCCAAgaggagaacagacagagaggagacgcCCAGGTACAGACCCGAGGAGTCTCTACACCGACAGCCGCCACTACTCTCTCCCAGCAGCCTGCCCAGGCCCAGGCCTGAGGACAaactgaggaagaagaggaagctgtttgatgatgatgatgaggacgaTCTCAGTGTGAGGAAAAAG GAAAAGTCAGATGACCCTTATTTTTCCAAACTTCTGCACCATATcaaaacagaagaggaggacgaagacGCATATgaggaagaagacgaagaaggaAGGGACCCTCAATTCCGGATTGGTGTAGAGAGGAAACGGCGATtaggagaagctgaagaagaaggGGCTGACAGGGACTCAAAGAATGAACTTTTGAATCCCTGCATTAAAACGCCTGTTGGAGACAGTGACCAGTCTCACAGCAGCTCTCCGCAGGCAGGCCCCAGCAGTGAGGGTGGAAGTGAGACCCAGGAAAAAGGTCCGCGTCCTAAAGCTCGCCGCAAGCGGCGTTTGCCTAACAGGGAGCTGAGCCGAGAACTGAGCAAAGCACTGAATCAGGAAATCCAGAAGACGGAGGACTGCCTGGCGAACGAGAACCGCCAACCCCTGAAGGTGGAGCCAGAGACGGAAAACGAGGAGCCCAAGAGGTTGTTCCGCAACGGTAATGAACTTGGGGATCAGAGGCCACACCTCAAGACCAAAGAGATGAACGGGACCCCGTGGGAGCTGCGGCACTTCTACCCGAGTCAGATCACTCCACTAGGTTTCAACCGGAGCACGCCGACCAACCGCCCGGTGCCGCCACGCTCCCCACCCAAGTGTGTCCAAATGGAGCGGCACGTCATTCGCCCCCCTCCGATCAGTCCGCCTCCCGACAGACTGCCTCTTAAAGACAGTAAAATGCACATCATACAGCGTGAGATCTGGATGAAGATCTTTCGCTACCTCACACACCAGgagctgtgtgtctgcatgagAGTCTGCAAGACATGGAACAGATG GTGTTGTGATAAGAGACTGTGGACAAAGATCGATCTGAACCGCTGCACCTCCATCACTCCACTCATGCTGAGTGGGGTTATCCGCCGACAGCCGGTTTACCTGGACCTCAGCTGGACAAATATTTCCAAGAAACAATTAAGCTGGCTTATCAATCGATTGCCAG GTCTGCGAGTGTTAAAGTTGTCTGGGTGCTCTTGGGCTGCTGTGTCTGCGCTCTGCACCTCCAGCTGCCCTCTGCTGCGCACCCTGGATGTCCAGTGGGTGGAGGGACTTAAAGATGCACAGATGAGGGACCTCCTCTCACCCCCCACAGACAACAGACCAG gtCAACTGGATAACCGCTGCAAGTTGCGGAATGTTGAGACCCTGCGGCTGGCGGGGCTGGACATCACAGACACATCTTTACGTCTCGTCAGTCGGCAGATGCCTTTGCTGTCCAGGCTGGACCTGAGTTACTGCAACCACATCAACGACCAGTCAGTCAACCTACTGACAGCAGCAGGGACCACGACCAGAGACTCTCTAACAGAAATCAACCTGTCTGGTGAGAAACGGGAGCTTAGGAATACACAGGCACGATTACAGGAGCTGCTGGGTTGTAAATAA
- the kdm2ba gene encoding lysine (K)-specific demethylase 2Ba isoform X3 produces MALSLSGDDEEYDSESEQQRAANRPKPKMGTTSAVKLPSNRSSSGARRRRTRCRKCEACLRTECGECHFCKDMKKFGGPGRMKQSCIMRQCIAPVLPHTAVCVVCKEAGKEDTLEEEEDKFNFMLMECSICNEIVHPNCLKVSDASGVVNDELPNCWECPKCNHAGKSGKQKRGPGFKYASNLPGSLLREQKPVKEEGDVSSGAKRRTDREETPRYRPEESLHRQPPLLSPSSLPRPRPEDKLRKKRKLFDDDDEDDLSVRKKEKSDDPYFSKLLHHIKTEEEDEDAYEEEDEEGRDPQFRIGVERKRRLGEAEEEGADRDSKNELLNPCIKTPVGDSDQSHSSSPQAGPSSEGGSETQEKGPRPKARRKRRLPNRELSRELSKALNQEIQKTEDCLANENRQPLKVEPETENEEPKRLFRNGNELGDQRPHLKTKEMNGTPWELRHFYPSQITPLGFNRSTPTNRPVPPRSPPKCVQMERHVIRPPPISPPPDRLPLKDSKMHIIQREIWMKIFRYLTHQELCVCMRVCKTWNRWCCDKRLWTKIDLNRCTSITPLMLSGVIRRQPVYLDLSWTNISKKQLSWLINRLPGLRVLKLSGCSWAAVSALCTSSCPLLRTLDVQWVEGLKDAQMRDLLSPPTDNRPGQLDNRCKLRNVETLRLAGLDITDTSLRLVSRQMPLLSRLDLSYCNHINDQSVNLLTAAGTTTRDSLTEINLSVCNRVTDHSLNFFKRCGSICQIDLRFCKQVTKMACERFMAEMSVSVPFRLKEEKLLQKTS; encoded by the exons ATGGCCTTGTCATTGAGCGGAGACGATGAGGAATATGATTCAGAGTCCGAGCAG CAGCGGGCAGCCAACCGGCCAAAGCCCAAGATGGGGACGACGTCAGCCGTTAAGCTGCCGTCCAACCGCAGCTCGTCCGGCGCCAGACGCAGGAGGACGCGCTGCCGAAAGTGCGAGGCATGTCTGCGGACCGAGTGTGGAGAGTGTCACTTCTGCAAGGACATGAAGAAGTTCGGAGGGCCGGGGCGCATGAAGCAGTCCTGCATTATGAGACAATGCATTGCG CCCGTCCTTCCTCACACGGcggtgtgtgtagtgtgtaaaGAGGCCGGCAAGGAGGACacactggaggaagaggaggacaagtTCAACTTTATGTTGATGGAGTGCTCCATCTGCAACGAGATTGTCCACCCTAACTGCCTCAAG GTGAGCGACGCGTCGGGGGTGGTGAACGATGAACTCCCCAACTGCTGGGAATGTCCCAAATGCAACCACGCTGGGAAAAGTGGAAAA CAAAAAAGGGGCCCAGGCTTCAAGTACGCCTCCAACCTCCCCGGCTCTCTGCTGAGGGAACAGAAGCctgtgaaggaggagggagacgtgTCCTCTGGAGCCAAgaggagaacagacagagaggagacgcCCAGGTACAGACCCGAGGAGTCTCTACACCGACAGCCGCCACTACTCTCTCCCAGCAGCCTGCCCAGGCCCAGGCCTGAGGACAaactgaggaagaagaggaagctgtttgatgatgatgatgaggacgaTCTCAGTGTGAGGAAAAAG GAAAAGTCAGATGACCCTTATTTTTCCAAACTTCTGCACCATATcaaaacagaagaggaggacgaagacGCATATgaggaagaagacgaagaaggaAGGGACCCTCAATTCCGGATTGGTGTAGAGAGGAAACGGCGATtaggagaagctgaagaagaaggGGCTGACAGGGACTCAAAGAATGAACTTTTGAATCCCTGCATTAAAACGCCTGTTGGAGACAGTGACCAGTCTCACAGCAGCTCTCCGCAGGCAGGCCCCAGCAGTGAGGGTGGAAGTGAGACCCAGGAAAAAGGTCCGCGTCCTAAAGCTCGCCGCAAGCGGCGTTTGCCTAACAGGGAGCTGAGCCGAGAACTGAGCAAAGCACTGAATCAGGAAATCCAGAAGACGGAGGACTGCCTGGCGAACGAGAACCGCCAACCCCTGAAGGTGGAGCCAGAGACGGAAAACGAGGAGCCCAAGAGGTTGTTCCGCAACGGTAATGAACTTGGGGATCAGAGGCCACACCTCAAGACCAAAGAGATGAACGGGACCCCGTGGGAGCTGCGGCACTTCTACCCGAGTCAGATCACTCCACTAGGTTTCAACCGGAGCACGCCGACCAACCGCCCGGTGCCGCCACGCTCCCCACCCAAGTGTGTCCAAATGGAGCGGCACGTCATTCGCCCCCCTCCGATCAGTCCGCCTCCCGACAGACTGCCTCTTAAAGACAGTAAAATGCACATCATACAGCGTGAGATCTGGATGAAGATCTTTCGCTACCTCACACACCAGgagctgtgtgtctgcatgagAGTCTGCAAGACATGGAACAGATG GTGTTGTGATAAGAGACTGTGGACAAAGATCGATCTGAACCGCTGCACCTCCATCACTCCACTCATGCTGAGTGGGGTTATCCGCCGACAGCCGGTTTACCTGGACCTCAGCTGGACAAATATTTCCAAGAAACAATTAAGCTGGCTTATCAATCGATTGCCAG GTCTGCGAGTGTTAAAGTTGTCTGGGTGCTCTTGGGCTGCTGTGTCTGCGCTCTGCACCTCCAGCTGCCCTCTGCTGCGCACCCTGGATGTCCAGTGGGTGGAGGGACTTAAAGATGCACAGATGAGGGACCTCCTCTCACCCCCCACAGACAACAGACCAG gtCAACTGGATAACCGCTGCAAGTTGCGGAATGTTGAGACCCTGCGGCTGGCGGGGCTGGACATCACAGACACATCTTTACGTCTCGTCAGTCGGCAGATGCCTTTGCTGTCCAGGCTGGACCTGAGTTACTGCAACCACATCAACGACCAGTCAGTCAACCTACTGACAGCAGCAGGGACCACGACCAGAGACTCTCTAACAGAAATCAACCTGTCTG tttgtaACCGCGTCACAGACCATTCCCTTAACTTTTTCAAGCGGTGTGGAAGCATCTGTCAGATAGACCTTCGCTTTTGCAAGCAGGTGACCAAGATGGCCTGCGAAAGGTTCATGGCAGAGATGTCTGTGAGCGTGCCGTTCagactgaaagaggagaaactgCTGCAGAAGACAAGCTAG
- the kdm2ba gene encoding lysine (K)-specific demethylase 2Ba isoform X5 — protein MALSLSGDDEEYDSESEQQRAANRPKPKMGTTSAVKLPSNRSSSGARRRRTRCRKCEACLRTECGECHFCKDMKKFGGPGRMKQSCIMRQCIAPVLPHTAVCVVCKEAGKEDTLEEEEDKFNFMLMECSICNEIVHPNCLKVSDASGVVNDELPNCWECPKCNHAGKSGKVLKQKRGPGFKYASNLPGSLLREQKPVKEEGDVSSGAKRRTDREETPRYRPEESLHRQPPLLSPSSLPRPRPEDKLRKKRKLFDDDDEDDLSVRKKEKSDDPYFSKLLHHIKTEEEDEDAYEEEDEEGRDPQFRIGVERKRRLGEAEEEGADRDSKNELLNPCIKTPVGDSDQSHSSSPQAGPSSEGGSETQEKGPRPKARRKRRLPNRELSRELSKALNQEIQKTEDCLANENRQPLKVEPETENEEPKRLFRNGNELGDQRPHLKTKEMNGTPWELRHFYPSQITPLGFNRSTPTNRPVPPRSPPKCVQMERHVIRPPPISPPPDRLPLKDSKMHIIQREIWMKIFRYLTHQELCVCMRVCKTWNRWCCDKRLWTKIDLNRCTSITPLMLSGVIRRQPVYLDLSWTNISKKQLSWLINRLPGLRVLKLSGCSWAAVSALCTSSCPLLRTLDVQWVEGLKDAQMRDLLSPPTDNRPGQLDNRCKLRNVETLRLAGLDITDTSLRLVSRQMPLLSRLDLSYCNHINDQSVNLLTAAGTTTRDSLTEINLSGATENRLCPRC, from the exons ATGGCCTTGTCATTGAGCGGAGACGATGAGGAATATGATTCAGAGTCCGAGCAG CAGCGGGCAGCCAACCGGCCAAAGCCCAAGATGGGGACGACGTCAGCCGTTAAGCTGCCGTCCAACCGCAGCTCGTCCGGCGCCAGACGCAGGAGGACGCGCTGCCGAAAGTGCGAGGCATGTCTGCGGACCGAGTGTGGAGAGTGTCACTTCTGCAAGGACATGAAGAAGTTCGGAGGGCCGGGGCGCATGAAGCAGTCCTGCATTATGAGACAATGCATTGCG CCCGTCCTTCCTCACACGGcggtgtgtgtagtgtgtaaaGAGGCCGGCAAGGAGGACacactggaggaagaggaggacaagtTCAACTTTATGTTGATGGAGTGCTCCATCTGCAACGAGATTGTCCACCCTAACTGCCTCAAG GTGAGCGACGCGTCGGGGGTGGTGAACGATGAACTCCCCAACTGCTGGGAATGTCCCAAATGCAACCACGCTGGGAAAAGTGGAAAA GTATTGAAGCAAAAAAGGGGCCCAGGCTTCAAGTACGCCTCCAACCTCCCCGGCTCTCTGCTGAGGGAACAGAAGCctgtgaaggaggagggagacgtgTCCTCTGGAGCCAAgaggagaacagacagagaggagacgcCCAGGTACAGACCCGAGGAGTCTCTACACCGACAGCCGCCACTACTCTCTCCCAGCAGCCTGCCCAGGCCCAGGCCTGAGGACAaactgaggaagaagaggaagctgtttgatgatgatgatgaggacgaTCTCAGTGTGAGGAAAAAG GAAAAGTCAGATGACCCTTATTTTTCCAAACTTCTGCACCATATcaaaacagaagaggaggacgaagacGCATATgaggaagaagacgaagaaggaAGGGACCCTCAATTCCGGATTGGTGTAGAGAGGAAACGGCGATtaggagaagctgaagaagaaggGGCTGACAGGGACTCAAAGAATGAACTTTTGAATCCCTGCATTAAAACGCCTGTTGGAGACAGTGACCAGTCTCACAGCAGCTCTCCGCAGGCAGGCCCCAGCAGTGAGGGTGGAAGTGAGACCCAGGAAAAAGGTCCGCGTCCTAAAGCTCGCCGCAAGCGGCGTTTGCCTAACAGGGAGCTGAGCCGAGAACTGAGCAAAGCACTGAATCAGGAAATCCAGAAGACGGAGGACTGCCTGGCGAACGAGAACCGCCAACCCCTGAAGGTGGAGCCAGAGACGGAAAACGAGGAGCCCAAGAGGTTGTTCCGCAACGGTAATGAACTTGGGGATCAGAGGCCACACCTCAAGACCAAAGAGATGAACGGGACCCCGTGGGAGCTGCGGCACTTCTACCCGAGTCAGATCACTCCACTAGGTTTCAACCGGAGCACGCCGACCAACCGCCCGGTGCCGCCACGCTCCCCACCCAAGTGTGTCCAAATGGAGCGGCACGTCATTCGCCCCCCTCCGATCAGTCCGCCTCCCGACAGACTGCCTCTTAAAGACAGTAAAATGCACATCATACAGCGTGAGATCTGGATGAAGATCTTTCGCTACCTCACACACCAGgagctgtgtgtctgcatgagAGTCTGCAAGACATGGAACAGATG GTGTTGTGATAAGAGACTGTGGACAAAGATCGATCTGAACCGCTGCACCTCCATCACTCCACTCATGCTGAGTGGGGTTATCCGCCGACAGCCGGTTTACCTGGACCTCAGCTGGACAAATATTTCCAAGAAACAATTAAGCTGGCTTATCAATCGATTGCCAG GTCTGCGAGTGTTAAAGTTGTCTGGGTGCTCTTGGGCTGCTGTGTCTGCGCTCTGCACCTCCAGCTGCCCTCTGCTGCGCACCCTGGATGTCCAGTGGGTGGAGGGACTTAAAGATGCACAGATGAGGGACCTCCTCTCACCCCCCACAGACAACAGACCAG gtCAACTGGATAACCGCTGCAAGTTGCGGAATGTTGAGACCCTGCGGCTGGCGGGGCTGGACATCACAGACACATCTTTACGTCTCGTCAGTCGGCAGATGCCTTTGCTGTCCAGGCTGGACCTGAGTTACTGCAACCACATCAACGACCAGTCAGTCAACCTACTGACAGCAGCAGGGACCACGACCAGAGACTCTCTAACAGAAATCAACCTGTCTG GAGCAACAGAAAACAGGCTGTGCCCTCGCTGTTGA
- the kdm2ba gene encoding lysine (K)-specific demethylase 2Ba isoform X1 yields MALSLSGDDEEYDSESEQQRAANRPKPKMGTTSAVKLPSNRSSSGARRRRTRCRKCEACLRTECGECHFCKDMKKFGGPGRMKQSCIMRQCIAPVLPHTAVCVVCKEAGKEDTLEEEEDKFNFMLMECSICNEIVHPNCLKVSDASGVVNDELPNCWECPKCNHAGKSGKVLKQKRGPGFKYASNLPGSLLREQKPVKEEGDVSSGAKRRTDREETPRYRPEESLHRQPPLLSPSSLPRPRPEDKLRKKRKLFDDDDEDDLSVRKKEKSDDPYFSKLLHHIKTEEEDEDAYEEEDEEGRDPQFRIGVERKRRLGEAEEEGADRDSKNELLNPCIKTPVGDSDQSHSSSPQAGPSSEGGSETQEKGPRPKARRKRRLPNRELSRELSKALNQEIQKTEDCLANENRQPLKVEPETENEEPKRLFRNGNELGDQRPHLKTKEMNGTPWELRHFYPSQITPLGFNRSTPTNRPVPPRSPPKCVQMERHVIRPPPISPPPDRLPLKDSKMHIIQREIWMKIFRYLTHQELCVCMRVCKTWNRWCCDKRLWTKIDLNRCTSITPLMLSGVIRRQPVYLDLSWTNISKKQLSWLINRLPGLRVLKLSGCSWAAVSALCTSSCPLLRTLDVQWVEGLKDAQMRDLLSPPTDNRPGQLDNRCKLRNVETLRLAGLDITDTSLRLVSRQMPLLSRLDLSYCNHINDQSVNLLTAAGTTTRDSLTEINLSVCNRVTDHSLNFFKRCGSICQIDLRFCKQVTKMACERFMAEMSVSVPFRLKEEKLLQKTS; encoded by the exons ATGGCCTTGTCATTGAGCGGAGACGATGAGGAATATGATTCAGAGTCCGAGCAG CAGCGGGCAGCCAACCGGCCAAAGCCCAAGATGGGGACGACGTCAGCCGTTAAGCTGCCGTCCAACCGCAGCTCGTCCGGCGCCAGACGCAGGAGGACGCGCTGCCGAAAGTGCGAGGCATGTCTGCGGACCGAGTGTGGAGAGTGTCACTTCTGCAAGGACATGAAGAAGTTCGGAGGGCCGGGGCGCATGAAGCAGTCCTGCATTATGAGACAATGCATTGCG CCCGTCCTTCCTCACACGGcggtgtgtgtagtgtgtaaaGAGGCCGGCAAGGAGGACacactggaggaagaggaggacaagtTCAACTTTATGTTGATGGAGTGCTCCATCTGCAACGAGATTGTCCACCCTAACTGCCTCAAG GTGAGCGACGCGTCGGGGGTGGTGAACGATGAACTCCCCAACTGCTGGGAATGTCCCAAATGCAACCACGCTGGGAAAAGTGGAAAA GTATTGAAGCAAAAAAGGGGCCCAGGCTTCAAGTACGCCTCCAACCTCCCCGGCTCTCTGCTGAGGGAACAGAAGCctgtgaaggaggagggagacgtgTCCTCTGGAGCCAAgaggagaacagacagagaggagacgcCCAGGTACAGACCCGAGGAGTCTCTACACCGACAGCCGCCACTACTCTCTCCCAGCAGCCTGCCCAGGCCCAGGCCTGAGGACAaactgaggaagaagaggaagctgtttgatgatgatgatgaggacgaTCTCAGTGTGAGGAAAAAG GAAAAGTCAGATGACCCTTATTTTTCCAAACTTCTGCACCATATcaaaacagaagaggaggacgaagacGCATATgaggaagaagacgaagaaggaAGGGACCCTCAATTCCGGATTGGTGTAGAGAGGAAACGGCGATtaggagaagctgaagaagaaggGGCTGACAGGGACTCAAAGAATGAACTTTTGAATCCCTGCATTAAAACGCCTGTTGGAGACAGTGACCAGTCTCACAGCAGCTCTCCGCAGGCAGGCCCCAGCAGTGAGGGTGGAAGTGAGACCCAGGAAAAAGGTCCGCGTCCTAAAGCTCGCCGCAAGCGGCGTTTGCCTAACAGGGAGCTGAGCCGAGAACTGAGCAAAGCACTGAATCAGGAAATCCAGAAGACGGAGGACTGCCTGGCGAACGAGAACCGCCAACCCCTGAAGGTGGAGCCAGAGACGGAAAACGAGGAGCCCAAGAGGTTGTTCCGCAACGGTAATGAACTTGGGGATCAGAGGCCACACCTCAAGACCAAAGAGATGAACGGGACCCCGTGGGAGCTGCGGCACTTCTACCCGAGTCAGATCACTCCACTAGGTTTCAACCGGAGCACGCCGACCAACCGCCCGGTGCCGCCACGCTCCCCACCCAAGTGTGTCCAAATGGAGCGGCACGTCATTCGCCCCCCTCCGATCAGTCCGCCTCCCGACAGACTGCCTCTTAAAGACAGTAAAATGCACATCATACAGCGTGAGATCTGGATGAAGATCTTTCGCTACCTCACACACCAGgagctgtgtgtctgcatgagAGTCTGCAAGACATGGAACAGATG GTGTTGTGATAAGAGACTGTGGACAAAGATCGATCTGAACCGCTGCACCTCCATCACTCCACTCATGCTGAGTGGGGTTATCCGCCGACAGCCGGTTTACCTGGACCTCAGCTGGACAAATATTTCCAAGAAACAATTAAGCTGGCTTATCAATCGATTGCCAG GTCTGCGAGTGTTAAAGTTGTCTGGGTGCTCTTGGGCTGCTGTGTCTGCGCTCTGCACCTCCAGCTGCCCTCTGCTGCGCACCCTGGATGTCCAGTGGGTGGAGGGACTTAAAGATGCACAGATGAGGGACCTCCTCTCACCCCCCACAGACAACAGACCAG gtCAACTGGATAACCGCTGCAAGTTGCGGAATGTTGAGACCCTGCGGCTGGCGGGGCTGGACATCACAGACACATCTTTACGTCTCGTCAGTCGGCAGATGCCTTTGCTGTCCAGGCTGGACCTGAGTTACTGCAACCACATCAACGACCAGTCAGTCAACCTACTGACAGCAGCAGGGACCACGACCAGAGACTCTCTAACAGAAATCAACCTGTCTG tttgtaACCGCGTCACAGACCATTCCCTTAACTTTTTCAAGCGGTGTGGAAGCATCTGTCAGATAGACCTTCGCTTTTGCAAGCAGGTGACCAAGATGGCCTGCGAAAGGTTCATGGCAGAGATGTCTGTGAGCGTGCCGTTCagactgaaagaggagaaactgCTGCAGAAGACAAGCTAG